In Schlegelella aquatica, one DNA window encodes the following:
- a CDS encoding glycosyltransferase family 2 protein has product MDAVSNDVRTVSVIVPCRNERDHIQAFWRSVTAQCLPPGWALEVVVADGQSDDGTTEWLRETARRDGRLVVIDNPGRIVSTGLNRALAASHGEVVVRMDVHTTYAEDYIARCIEALEATGADNVGGPWRAEGRSPVQRAIAAAFQSRWLAGGARSRQLDYDGWVDTVYLGCWPRRTFERFGGFDEQLVRNQDDEHNLRIVRGGGRVWQASAIRSTYCPRASVGALFRQYLQYGYWKPFVMRKHRQPAAWRQLVPTGFVLALGAATLAAVLGQGMAPLALLAGGYAAAVVAASVVIAARAGWSLLPHLPGVIAAYHLGYGFGSVLGWWDVWRGVRSGRSRFARLTR; this is encoded by the coding sequence GTGGACGCCGTGAGCAACGACGTGCGCACCGTCAGCGTGATCGTGCCTTGCCGCAACGAGCGCGACCATATCCAGGCCTTCTGGCGCTCGGTCACCGCCCAGTGCCTGCCCCCGGGCTGGGCGCTGGAGGTGGTCGTCGCAGACGGCCAGAGCGACGACGGCACCACCGAGTGGTTGCGCGAAACGGCGCGGCGCGACGGGCGGCTCGTCGTGATCGACAACCCGGGGCGCATCGTCTCGACCGGGCTCAACCGTGCGCTGGCCGCCTCGCACGGCGAGGTGGTGGTGCGCATGGACGTGCACACCACCTATGCCGAAGACTACATCGCCCGCTGCATCGAGGCGCTGGAGGCCACCGGGGCCGACAACGTCGGGGGCCCTTGGCGTGCCGAGGGCCGCAGCCCGGTGCAGCGTGCGATCGCCGCTGCGTTTCAGTCGCGCTGGCTGGCTGGCGGCGCGCGCTCGCGCCAGCTCGACTACGACGGCTGGGTGGACACGGTCTACCTCGGTTGCTGGCCGCGGCGCACCTTCGAGCGTTTCGGCGGGTTCGACGAGCAGTTGGTGCGCAACCAGGACGACGAGCACAACCTGCGCATCGTGCGCGGCGGCGGCCGCGTGTGGCAGGCGTCGGCCATCCGCTCCACGTACTGCCCGCGTGCGTCGGTGGGCGCCTTGTTCCGCCAGTACCTGCAGTACGGCTACTGGAAGCCCTTCGTGATGCGCAAGCACCGGCAGCCGGCCGCCTGGCGCCAACTGGTGCCCACCGGCTTCGTGCTCGCGCTGGGCGCGGCGACACTGGCCGCCGTGCTGGGGCAGGGGATGGCGCCGCTGGCACTGCTGGCAGGCGGCTATGCGGCGGCCGTCGTCGCGGCCTCGGTCGTCATCGCTGCGCGCGCCGGCTGGTCGCTGCTGCCGCACCTGCCCGGGGTGATCGCCGCCTACCACCTGGGCTATGGCTTCGGCTCGGTGCTCGGTTGGTGGGACGTCTGGCGCGGCGTGCGCTCCGGTCGCAGCCGTTTCGCCCGGCTCACGCGTTGA
- a CDS encoding class I SAM-dependent methyltransferase → MSGTPRPCEPDAVRERYARRAVQDWRYHPLNPAALAAWQERQRACAALFRTLGWLDLAERRLLEVGCGSGANLLECLRMGFRAEHLSGIELLEDRLAQARARLPGAVQLLAGDALAWGPKLAPGQYDVVMQATVFSSLLDEAFQARLAETMWRWVKPGGGVLWYDFTVDNPRNPDVRGVPVERVRALFPEGRLRVRRLTLAPPLARAAVRVHPALYACFNALPWLRTHVLAWIEKPQS, encoded by the coding sequence ATGTCCGGTACACCCCGCCCCTGCGAGCCCGACGCCGTGCGCGAGCGCTATGCGCGCCGTGCGGTGCAGGACTGGCGCTACCACCCGCTCAACCCGGCCGCGCTCGCGGCGTGGCAGGAGCGCCAGCGGGCCTGCGCGGCGCTCTTTCGCACGCTCGGCTGGCTCGACCTCGCCGAGCGCCGCCTGCTCGAGGTGGGCTGCGGCTCGGGGGCCAACCTGCTCGAGTGCCTGCGGATGGGCTTTCGTGCCGAGCATCTGTCGGGCATCGAGCTGCTCGAGGATCGGCTCGCGCAGGCGCGCGCACGGCTGCCCGGCGCGGTGCAACTCCTGGCGGGCGATGCCCTCGCGTGGGGGCCCAAGCTCGCGCCCGGGCAGTACGACGTCGTGATGCAGGCGACGGTCTTTTCCTCTCTGCTGGACGAGGCGTTCCAGGCGCGACTGGCCGAGACGATGTGGCGTTGGGTGAAACCGGGCGGCGGCGTGCTGTGGTACGACTTCACGGTGGACAATCCCCGCAACCCCGACGTGCGCGGCGTGCCGGTCGAGCGCGTGCGGGCGCTCTTTCCCGAAGGGCGGCTGCGCGTGCGGCGCCTCACGCTCGCGCCGCCCCTGGCCCGCGCGGCCGTGCGGGTGCACCCGGCGCTGTATGCCTGCTTCAATGCCTTGCCGTGGTTGCGCACCCACGTGCTGGCCTGGATCGAGAAACCCCAGTCGTGA
- a CDS encoding DegT/DnrJ/EryC1/StrS family aminotransferase yields MTQAFLPFALPEIGDEEIAEVVDTLRCGWVTTGPKAKRFEQAFADFLGEPTLHAVAVNSATAGLHLALEALGIGPGDEVITTTHTFTATAEVVRYLGADVVLADIDPTTLNIDPAAVERAITPRTKALIPVHYAGLAADMPALIALARRHGLKVVEDAAHALPTTCGGRLVGTLESDATVFSFYANKTITTGEGGMLVTRDAALARRAQVMRLHGMNRDAFDRFTAKVPSWYYEIVAPGFKYNLTDIAAALGLQQLKKAHAFQQRRAALAARYDERLQGLPLVRPPRPAPGDTHAWHLYVVRLTDEAKLGRDELIERLFAAGIGCSVHYIPLHLHPYWRDRYGLVPEQFPHSQHAYERMVSLPLYTRMSEADVDRVARALAEALT; encoded by the coding sequence ATGACCCAAGCATTCCTTCCTTTCGCGCTGCCCGAGATCGGTGACGAGGAGATCGCCGAGGTGGTGGACACCCTGCGCTGCGGCTGGGTGACCACGGGCCCCAAGGCCAAGCGCTTCGAGCAGGCCTTTGCCGACTTCCTCGGCGAGCCGACGCTGCACGCGGTCGCGGTCAACTCGGCCACGGCCGGCCTGCACCTGGCGCTCGAGGCGCTGGGCATCGGGCCGGGCGACGAGGTGATCACCACCACGCACACCTTCACAGCCACGGCCGAGGTGGTGCGCTACCTCGGCGCCGACGTCGTACTCGCGGACATCGACCCCACCACGCTCAACATCGACCCCGCGGCGGTGGAGCGCGCCATCACCCCTCGCACCAAGGCCCTCATCCCGGTGCACTATGCGGGCCTGGCGGCCGACATGCCGGCGCTGATCGCCCTGGCCCGGCGCCACGGGCTCAAGGTGGTGGAGGATGCCGCGCACGCGCTGCCGACCACCTGCGGCGGGCGCCTCGTCGGCACGCTCGAGTCGGACGCCACGGTATTCAGCTTCTATGCCAACAAGACGATCACCACGGGCGAGGGCGGCATGCTCGTCACGCGCGATGCCGCGTTGGCGCGGCGCGCGCAGGTGATGCGGCTGCACGGCATGAACCGCGATGCGTTCGACCGCTTCACCGCCAAGGTGCCCAGCTGGTACTACGAGATCGTGGCGCCCGGCTTCAAGTACAACCTCACCGACATCGCGGCCGCGCTCGGGCTGCAACAGCTCAAGAAGGCGCACGCCTTCCAGCAGCGGCGCGCGGCGCTGGCGGCCCGCTACGACGAGCGGCTGCAAGGCCTGCCGCTCGTGCGGCCCCCGCGGCCGGCCCCCGGCGACACCCATGCCTGGCATCTGTACGTCGTGCGCCTCACCGACGAGGCGAAGCTCGGGCGCGACGAACTGATCGAGCGGCTCTTCGCGGCCGGCATCGGCTGCAGCGTGCACTACATCCCGCTGCACCTGCACCCGTACTGGCGCGACCGCTACGGGCTCGTGCCCGAGCAGTTCCCGCACAGCCAGCACGCCTACGAACGCATGGTGAGCCTGCCGCTCTATACCCGCATGAGCGAGGCCGACGTGGACCGCGTGGCCCGCGCGTTGGCCGAGGCTCTGACTTGA
- a CDS encoding sugar transferase, with the protein MAKRAFDLVVASLALMLLAPLFALIALAIKLDSPGPVFFRQERVGRHGVPFRIHKFRTMVADAPARGPQITVGRDPRVTRVGAFLRDTKLDELAQLIDVLQGTMSLVGPRPEVPQYVARYTPEQRAKILSVRPGITDPASLEYRRESELLARAADPERAYVEQIMPAKLRQAERYVDEATLWTDLRVLARTLRILLFRA; encoded by the coding sequence ATGGCCAAGCGCGCCTTCGATCTCGTCGTCGCCTCGCTGGCCTTGATGCTGCTGGCGCCGCTCTTCGCGCTGATCGCGCTGGCGATCAAGCTCGATTCGCCCGGCCCGGTGTTCTTCCGGCAGGAACGGGTGGGCCGGCACGGCGTGCCCTTTCGCATCCACAAGTTCCGCACGATGGTGGCCGATGCGCCGGCACGGGGCCCGCAGATCACCGTGGGCCGCGACCCCCGCGTCACGCGCGTCGGCGCCTTCTTGCGCGACACCAAGCTCGACGAGCTCGCCCAGCTCATCGACGTGCTGCAGGGGACGATGAGCCTGGTCGGCCCGCGCCCGGAGGTGCCGCAGTACGTCGCCCGCTACACGCCCGAGCAGCGGGCCAAGATCCTCTCGGTGCGGCCGGGCATCACCGACCCGGCCTCGTTGGAGTACCGCCGCGAGAGCGAGCTGCTGGCCCGTGCGGCGGACCCGGAGCGCGCCTATGTCGAGCAGATCATGCCGGCCAAGCTGCGGCAGGCCGAGCGCTACGTCGACGAGGCGACGCTGTGGACCGACCTGCGCGTGCTGGCCCGCACGCTGCGTATCCTGCTCTTTCGAGCCTGA
- a CDS encoding polysaccharide biosynthesis protein: MIWQTIDSFLARLRPHRPWISMTVDAAVIVVTWNITYLFRLGFDRWWSARPWYDPLVMAGLVALYLAVLWALGVHRSLWRFSGFGEVRKLTWACAIAGLVGAVVVLMAQLVKVPRAVLALHPVITLMGLTSVRIAYRMFHEHLRERVRGSGLEPRRAIVLGAGEAARLLLAGIQHQGYVVVGLLDDDPAKQHARIGAVSVLGPLAELPRHVQALGVTHVIVAMPSLALRDRRRIIEMAATTGLPVLTVPSAQELLEGSQVSRVREIEPEDLLGREPVQLDEVGISECLSGRTVLVTGAGGSIGSELCRQVARYGPARLVLYEQSEFALYSVEQQLSEQFPHLPLVRLIGDVKNLDHLRRTFAAWRPQVVFHAAAYKHVPLMEEHNAWAALQNNTLGTYRAALAAAEAGVERFVLISTDKAVNPTNVMGATKRAAEMVIAHLATQGYRTRFMAVRFGNVLGSSGSVIPKFKEQIARGGPVTVTHPEITRYFMTIPEAARLVIQAAAMGESGQVFVLDMGEPVRIADLARDLIRLAGHTLDEIPIVYTGLRPGEKLYEELLADADATVPTPIARLRIARLHAAEGAEAARRLLEAVAADPLPDDARVRAWLRAAVPEYRPAVE; encoded by the coding sequence ATGATCTGGCAGACGATCGACTCGTTCCTCGCGCGGCTGCGTCCGCACCGGCCGTGGATCTCGATGACGGTGGATGCGGCGGTGATCGTCGTCACCTGGAACATCACCTACCTGTTCCGCCTGGGCTTCGACCGCTGGTGGAGTGCCCGGCCGTGGTACGACCCGCTGGTGATGGCCGGTCTCGTGGCCTTGTATCTGGCGGTGCTGTGGGCCCTGGGTGTGCACCGCAGTCTGTGGCGCTTCTCGGGCTTCGGCGAGGTGCGCAAGCTCACCTGGGCGTGCGCGATCGCCGGGCTCGTGGGCGCCGTGGTCGTGCTGATGGCGCAGCTGGTCAAAGTGCCTCGCGCGGTGCTGGCGCTGCATCCCGTCATCACGCTGATGGGGCTCACCTCGGTGCGCATCGCCTACCGCATGTTCCACGAGCATCTGCGCGAACGCGTCCGCGGCAGCGGCCTCGAGCCTCGCCGCGCGATCGTGCTGGGCGCCGGCGAGGCCGCGCGGCTGCTGTTGGCCGGCATCCAGCACCAGGGCTATGTGGTGGTGGGGCTGCTCGACGACGACCCGGCCAAGCAGCACGCCCGCATCGGCGCCGTGTCCGTGCTCGGCCCGCTGGCCGAGCTGCCGCGCCACGTGCAGGCGCTGGGCGTCACGCACGTCATCGTCGCGATGCCGTCGCTGGCACTGCGCGACCGGCGCCGCATCATCGAGATGGCCGCCACCACCGGCCTGCCCGTGCTGACCGTGCCCTCCGCGCAGGAGTTGCTGGAGGGCTCGCAGGTCAGCCGGGTGCGCGAGATCGAGCCCGAGGACCTGCTCGGCCGTGAGCCGGTGCAGCTGGACGAGGTGGGCATCAGCGAGTGTCTGAGCGGCCGCACGGTGCTCGTCACCGGCGCCGGGGGCAGCATCGGCTCGGAGCTGTGCCGTCAGGTGGCGCGCTACGGCCCGGCGCGTCTGGTGCTGTACGAGCAGAGCGAGTTCGCGCTCTACAGCGTCGAGCAGCAACTGTCCGAGCAGTTCCCGCACCTGCCCCTCGTGCGGCTGATCGGGGATGTGAAGAACCTCGACCACCTGCGGCGCACCTTTGCCGCGTGGCGGCCGCAGGTGGTGTTCCACGCGGCAGCGTACAAGCACGTGCCGCTGATGGAGGAGCACAACGCCTGGGCGGCCCTGCAGAACAACACGCTGGGCACCTACCGTGCCGCGCTGGCGGCCGCGGAGGCCGGCGTGGAGCGCTTCGTGCTCATCTCCACCGACAAGGCGGTGAATCCGACCAACGTGATGGGTGCGACCAAGCGTGCCGCCGAGATGGTGATCGCGCACCTGGCCACGCAGGGCTACCGCACGCGCTTCATGGCGGTGCGCTTCGGCAACGTCTTGGGTTCCAGCGGCAGCGTGATCCCGAAGTTCAAGGAGCAGATCGCGCGCGGCGGCCCGGTGACGGTCACCCATCCGGAGATCACCCGCTACTTCATGACCATCCCCGAGGCCGCGCGGCTCGTGATCCAGGCGGCGGCGATGGGCGAGAGCGGGCAGGTCTTCGTGCTGGACATGGGCGAGCCGGTGCGCATCGCCGACCTGGCGCGCGATCTGATCCGGCTGGCCGGCCACACGCTGGACGAGATTCCGATCGTCTACACCGGCCTGCGGCCGGGCGAGAAGCTGTACGAGGAGCTGCTGGCCGATGCCGACGCGACGGTGCCGACGCCCATCGCCCGGCTGCGCATCGCGCGGCTCCATGCCGCCGAGGGGGCCGAGGCCGCCCGCCGGCTGCTGGAGGCTGTGGCGGCCGATCCCTTGCCCGACGACGCGCGGGTGCGCGCCTGGCTGCGCGCGGCCGTGCCGGAGTACCGTCCGGCGGTCGAGTGA